In one Takifugu flavidus isolate HTHZ2018 chromosome 9, ASM371156v2, whole genome shotgun sequence genomic region, the following are encoded:
- the anxa6 gene encoding annexin A6 isoform X1 — MVFRGTITAAPDFDPSADAETLYNAMKGIGSDKEAILDLITSRNNAQRQEVITAYKNSFGKDLIEDLKYELTGKFERLIVSLMRAPAYHDAKEIHDAIKGVGTNEKCLIEVLASRNNQQMHEMVTAYKDAYGSDLEEDVIADTSGHFKKMLIVLLQGSRDESGVVDANLVEQDTLDLFAAGEEQWGTDEAKFIMILGNRSVTHLRMVFDEYQKITELSIEDSIKNELSGDFERLMLAVVQCVRSVPMFFARCLYKSMKGLGTADNTLIRIMISRSEIDMLDIRECFRLRYEKSLYNMIKDDTSGDYKRTLLNLCGGDDDLAGEFFPEAAQIAYKMWELSAMTKVQLRPTVRPAANFDPAADAQALRKAMKGFGTDEDAIIDIVAQRSNAQRQEIRQTFKSLLGRDLMKDLKSELSKNLERLIIGLMLTPAEFDAKMMKKAMEGAGTDEHALIEILVTRSNDEIQAMNAAYQAAYKKTLEEAIQSDTSGLFCRILVSLVQGAREEGPADLERADADAQELAAACNAESDDMKVKFMSILCTRSFPHLRKVFQEFVRFSNKDIEQIIKKEMSGDVKNTFYAIVRSVKNQPSYFADRLYKAMKGLGTDDRALIRIMVSRSEIDLFTIRKEFKETHDVSLHEFIQVETMIGDTSGDYRKTLLILCGGED; from the exons ATG GTGTTCAGAGGTACAATTACAGCTGCTCCTGACTTTGACCCCAGTGCCGACGCCGAGACCCTTTACAATGCTATGAAAGGGATCG GTAGCGACAAAGAGGCCATTTTGGATTTAATCACATCAAGAAACAACGCCCAGAGGCAGGAAGTCATTACAGCCTACAAAAACAGCTTTGGAAAG GACCTGATTGAAGATCTGAAATATGAGCTGACTGGCAAATTTGAGCGTCTCATCGTCAGTCTGATGAGAGCCCCGGCCTACCACGACGCCAAAGAAATCCACGATGCCATTAAA GGGGTCGGAACGAATGAAAAGTGCCTCATTGAAGTACTGGCATCTAGAAACAACCAACAAATGCACGAGATGGTCACAGCGTACAAAGATG cCTATGGCAGCGACCTGGAGGAGGATGTGATCGCTGACACTTCAGGTCACTTCAAGAAGATGTTGATCGTCTTACTCCAG GGGTCCAGGGATGAGTCAGGAGTGGTGGATGCAAACCTGGTGGAACAGGACACACTG GACTTGTTTGCAGCCGGGGAAGAGCAGTGGGGAACCGACGAGGCGAAATTCATCATGATCTTGGGGAACCGCAGTGTGACGCACCTCCGCATGG TTTTTGATGAATATCAGAAGATTACAGAGCTGTCAATAGAGGACAGCATAAAGAATGAGCTGTCTGGGGACTTTGAGAGGCTGATGCTAGCTGTTG TCCAGTGCGTGAGGAGTGTTCCCATGTTCTTTGCCAGGTGTCTTTATAAGTCAATGAAG GGTCTTGGAACAGCTGACAACACCCTTATCCGGATCATGATTTCCCGCTCTGAGATAGACATGTTGGACATCAGAGAATGTTTCCGTCTTAGATATGAAAAGTCACTTTATAACATGATCAAG GACGACACGTCAGGAGATTACAAGAGGACTCTGCTTAATCTGTGTGGAGGAGATGACGA TTTAGCAGGAGAATTCTTCCCTGAAGCTGCTCAGATAGCCTACAAGATGTGGGAATTAAGTGCCATGACCAAAGTCCAG CTGAGGCCAACCGTCCGCCCTGCAGCCAACTTCGACCCCGCTGCCGATGCACAAGCTCTGAGGAAAGCCATGAAGGGTTTCG GAACAGATGAAGACGCAATCATCGACATTGTAGCACAGAGAAGCAATGCTCAGAGGCAAGAGATAAGGCAGACCTTCAAATCCCTGCTGGGGAGG GACCTGATGAAGGATCTCAAGTCTGAGCTGTCAAAGAACTTGGAGAGGCTCATCATTGGACTTATGCTGACTCCTGCAGAGTTTGATGCTAAAATGATGAAGAAGGCAATGGAG GGTGCAGGGACAGATGAACACGCTCTGATTGAGATTCTGGTTACCAGAAGCAATGATGAAATACAGGCCATGAATGCTGCTTATCAGGCTG CCTATAAAAAGACCCTAGAAGAAGCCATTCAGTCTGACACTTCTGGCCTCTTCTGTCGAATCCTTGTCTCTCTGGTGCAG GGTGCAAGGGAGGAGGGTCCTGCAGACCTGGAACGAGCTGACGCCGATGCCCAA GAACTGGCGGCCGCATGCAATGCAGAATCTGATGACATGAAGGTGAAGTTCATGAGTATTCTGTGCACCAGAAGTTTTCCCCATCTTaggaaag TATTCCAGGAGTTTGTCAGATTCTCCAACAAAGACATCGAACAGATCATTAAGAAGGAGATGTCGGGGGATgtgaaaaacaccttttatgCTATAG TTCGCAGCGTTAAGAACCAACCCTCCTATTTTGCGGACCGCTTATACAAAGCCATGAAG GGCCTCGGTACAGACGACAGGGCGCTGATTCGGATCATGGTGTCCCGTAGTGAGATTGACCTTTTCACTATTCGCAAAGAGTTCAAGGAAACACACGATGTCTCCCTTCATGAATTCATCCAGGTAGAAACTATGATC ggtGACACATCAGGAGACTACCGTAAAACCCTGTTGATCCTCTGCGGAGGGGAAGATTAA
- the anxa6 gene encoding annexin A6 isoform X2, which yields MVFRGTITAAPDFDPSADAETLYNAMKGIGSDKEAILDLITSRNNAQRQEVITAYKNSFGKDLIEDLKYELTGKFERLIVSLMRAPAYHDAKEIHDAIKGVGTNEKCLIEVLASRNNQQMHEMVTAYKDAYGSDLEEDVIADTSGHFKKMLIVLLQGSRDESGVVDANLVEQDTLDLFAAGEEQWGTDEAKFIMILGNRSVTHLRMVFDEYQKITELSIEDSIKNELSGDFERLMLAVVQCVRSVPMFFARCLYKSMKGLGTADNTLIRIMISRSEIDMLDIRECFRLRYEKSLYNMIKDDTSGDYKRTLLNLCGGDDDLAGEFFPEAAQIAYKMWELSAMTKVQLRPTVRPAANFDPAADAQALRKAMKGFGTDEDAIIDIVAQRSNAQRQEIRQTFKSLLGRDLMKDLKSELSKNLERLIIGLMLTPAEFDAKMMKKAMEGAGTDEHALIEILVTRSNDEIQAMNAAYQAAYKKTLEEAIQSDTSGLFCRILVSLVQGAREEGPADLERADADAQELAAACNAESDDMKVKFMSILCTRSFPHLRKVFQEFVRFSNKDIEQIIKKEMSGDVKNTFYAIVRSVKNQPSYFADRLYKAMKGLGTDDRALIRIMVSRSEIDLFTIRKEFKETHDVSLHEFIQGDTSGDYRKTLLILCGGED from the exons ATG GTGTTCAGAGGTACAATTACAGCTGCTCCTGACTTTGACCCCAGTGCCGACGCCGAGACCCTTTACAATGCTATGAAAGGGATCG GTAGCGACAAAGAGGCCATTTTGGATTTAATCACATCAAGAAACAACGCCCAGAGGCAGGAAGTCATTACAGCCTACAAAAACAGCTTTGGAAAG GACCTGATTGAAGATCTGAAATATGAGCTGACTGGCAAATTTGAGCGTCTCATCGTCAGTCTGATGAGAGCCCCGGCCTACCACGACGCCAAAGAAATCCACGATGCCATTAAA GGGGTCGGAACGAATGAAAAGTGCCTCATTGAAGTACTGGCATCTAGAAACAACCAACAAATGCACGAGATGGTCACAGCGTACAAAGATG cCTATGGCAGCGACCTGGAGGAGGATGTGATCGCTGACACTTCAGGTCACTTCAAGAAGATGTTGATCGTCTTACTCCAG GGGTCCAGGGATGAGTCAGGAGTGGTGGATGCAAACCTGGTGGAACAGGACACACTG GACTTGTTTGCAGCCGGGGAAGAGCAGTGGGGAACCGACGAGGCGAAATTCATCATGATCTTGGGGAACCGCAGTGTGACGCACCTCCGCATGG TTTTTGATGAATATCAGAAGATTACAGAGCTGTCAATAGAGGACAGCATAAAGAATGAGCTGTCTGGGGACTTTGAGAGGCTGATGCTAGCTGTTG TCCAGTGCGTGAGGAGTGTTCCCATGTTCTTTGCCAGGTGTCTTTATAAGTCAATGAAG GGTCTTGGAACAGCTGACAACACCCTTATCCGGATCATGATTTCCCGCTCTGAGATAGACATGTTGGACATCAGAGAATGTTTCCGTCTTAGATATGAAAAGTCACTTTATAACATGATCAAG GACGACACGTCAGGAGATTACAAGAGGACTCTGCTTAATCTGTGTGGAGGAGATGACGA TTTAGCAGGAGAATTCTTCCCTGAAGCTGCTCAGATAGCCTACAAGATGTGGGAATTAAGTGCCATGACCAAAGTCCAG CTGAGGCCAACCGTCCGCCCTGCAGCCAACTTCGACCCCGCTGCCGATGCACAAGCTCTGAGGAAAGCCATGAAGGGTTTCG GAACAGATGAAGACGCAATCATCGACATTGTAGCACAGAGAAGCAATGCTCAGAGGCAAGAGATAAGGCAGACCTTCAAATCCCTGCTGGGGAGG GACCTGATGAAGGATCTCAAGTCTGAGCTGTCAAAGAACTTGGAGAGGCTCATCATTGGACTTATGCTGACTCCTGCAGAGTTTGATGCTAAAATGATGAAGAAGGCAATGGAG GGTGCAGGGACAGATGAACACGCTCTGATTGAGATTCTGGTTACCAGAAGCAATGATGAAATACAGGCCATGAATGCTGCTTATCAGGCTG CCTATAAAAAGACCCTAGAAGAAGCCATTCAGTCTGACACTTCTGGCCTCTTCTGTCGAATCCTTGTCTCTCTGGTGCAG GGTGCAAGGGAGGAGGGTCCTGCAGACCTGGAACGAGCTGACGCCGATGCCCAA GAACTGGCGGCCGCATGCAATGCAGAATCTGATGACATGAAGGTGAAGTTCATGAGTATTCTGTGCACCAGAAGTTTTCCCCATCTTaggaaag TATTCCAGGAGTTTGTCAGATTCTCCAACAAAGACATCGAACAGATCATTAAGAAGGAGATGTCGGGGGATgtgaaaaacaccttttatgCTATAG TTCGCAGCGTTAAGAACCAACCCTCCTATTTTGCGGACCGCTTATACAAAGCCATGAAG GGCCTCGGTACAGACGACAGGGCGCTGATTCGGATCATGGTGTCCCGTAGTGAGATTGACCTTTTCACTATTCGCAAAGAGTTCAAGGAAACACACGATGTCTCCCTTCATGAATTCATCCAG ggtGACACATCAGGAGACTACCGTAAAACCCTGTTGATCCTCTGCGGAGGGGAAGATTAA